The genomic interval CTGGACCTGGACTTCCCCAGCGTGTGCTCCGAGCAGCCCATCGGCAAGCGGCTCTTCCAGCAGTTCCTGAGGGCGGACGAGAGGCACGTGCCGGCCCTGGGGCTCTGGAAGGATGTCGAGGACTACGACTTGGCCGATGACGACCTCCGGCCGCAGAAGGCCCAGGCCATCCGGGCCGAGTACCTGGACCCCCAGGCCaagctcttctgcagcttcctggaCGAGGGGACGGTGGCGCGTGCCAGGGAGGGGCCAGTGGCCGGCGAGGACGGGCCCTTCCAGCCCCTCCTGCAGGCCACCCTGGAGTACCTGAGCCGGGCCCCCTTCCAGGAGTTCCTGGGCAGCCTGCACTTCCTGCGGTTCCTGCAGTGGAAGTGGCTGGAGGCCCAGCCCATGGGGGAGGACTGGTTCCTGGACTTCAGGGTCCTGGGGCGTGGCGGCTTTGGGGAGGTGTCGGCCTGCCAGATGAAGGCCTCCGGCAAGATGTACGCATGTAAAAAGCTGAACAAGAAGCGGCTGAAGAAAAGGAAGGGGTACCAGGTGGGCAGCCGTGGCAGGCAGGTGGGCGGGTGGGCAGGCCCACCCTGCGGGGCACCTGCTTCAGCCCTGGGTGGCATGTCCATCCTGTGCACCTTGTCCGTCCGAGTCAGCCTGTCTGCACGGCTGCCAAGCCCGGGCTGGAGGGGGCTGTAGGCCGTGTGTGGCCTCCCGCGCTGGGACTCAGCTCGTCCTGCTGGGCTCGGCACTGGTCCCTCCTGCGCGGTCTCCTCTCCACTCTGGCTTTCTGGAATCTTCCCTGGCTAGTGCCGAGGAGGCGGCACGGGGAGCTGGTGCAGGAGGCTCCGTGGTGCTGGCCCGGGAGTGGATGGAGGCAGGTGCTCTGAGGGGGTCTGCCCTCCGATTGGCGTCAGGCTCCACTTGGGAGGGTCCGTGGAGGCGGCTTAGCATCTCAGGAGCCATCTCCCAGTGGGCATCTCGTCCCGCAGGCCCTCGTCCCGTTCCCTCTGCACGGAGCAGACCGTGCTGCGGGCAGACAGCGGGCACCGCGGGGCCTCCCGTTGCACGATGCTCTGCCCTTGTGCCTACGTGGCATCCACCGTAAATTTCAGGCCATAGTTAGGATACAGCAGCTGCTCTGTCCCGAGTTCAGGACCCTTAGGGAGCTTTCACGAAGTAAAATCCACCTGAAACTCCCCACACGGCGGTAGGAAGGGCTCCTCCAGCACGGGGAGCCCCTCCCTCAGAAGGACACTTTCTCCTAACCCAGCCCATCTCGAACAGACTCGTTAAATGGACTTCAGGGGCTTTACAATGCATATGGACCATGAACAGGGATGTGGAGCGGCTTGGGGGGCCCTGGCCGGTGGACTCTGGCTGACCTTTGTGTCCAGAGGCCTGGCGGGGAGGACAGGCTGGGATCGCAGCAGGAAGGGCTGGAAGGGGAGGTCAGCGCCCGACAGGCTGCCGGGGGCCTGCTGGGACCCTCACCTGCACTCGTAAGACCGGGTGGCGGGAGCCCCCTTGCTGGAGGCTCCGGGAAGCCTGAAGTCCTGGCACGTGACGGGCTTGCTGGTGACCCTGCCGGCGTGGAGCGGGGCGTGTGAAGCGTGTCTCTGAGTTACGTGCAGTTGCTTCGTGCCACTGCTTCCAGCATCTGTCTGCAGCTCTGATTCTATTTGTGACGTTTTCTGGCTCGTGGAACTCGGCCGTTTTGGCGGCATCACGTTCCTAAGTCTGGGTGCCTACCCTGATTTTCAGGGCGCGATGGTGGAGAAGAAGATTCTCGCCAAAGTCCACAGCAGGTTCATAGTGTCTCTGGCCTATGCCTTCGAAACCAAGACCGACCTCTGTCTGGTGATGACCATCATGAATGGAGGTGACATAAGGTAAAAGGTTCTCTCTCCAACGTGGGGGCCGGGACGGGAGGTCGGAGCCGAGTGTGGAGTGCGGGTCCCTGAGCCCAGGGGGGCTGCTTCCCACGAGCCGAGGGCCCGGGGGCCACGAGGGAAAGCCCTGCCCCCATCCAAGTCTGTCTCTGGCTCCTGTTTGCTGGTTCTCAAATGGTGTGTCCTCAGTCCCAGCAAAGTGCAGGTCCCCGGGGGGACTGTCGTTGGCCGGTCCTGTGGATGAGGGGTTTGGGGGATGGTAGGGGACTGGGTGGGCAGCAGCGGCTGTGGGTCAGGTGCTGGTCTGTGGACGGATGAATAAAGGGATTGAGGGCCTTGCTCTCTGAGGGGGGAACCAACGTGGAGAAGCTTCATCAATGCCACGCTCTGGATGACTGCAGAGCTGGGGCACCATGTGGCCGACTTCGGGAGCTGTGGCCTGGCGGTCACCCGGTcacaggcagagggaggcagagggaggcagagggaggcagagggcctTGTTGCTGGGCGGGGCCTGTGTTTGCCAGAGACCTGAGGGCCCTGGACTCCTGGGGGAAGTCGGGTCACTTGCTCTCCGAGGGGAGGCCCACCTGTGAGCTGGGCAACCTGGCCTTACAGAGTGCTGGTCTGCAAAGTGGGGGTGGAGACGAAATCCTGGTGCTCAAAGGTTGCTGTGGAGACTAAGTCCACACTCTGGGACACTAGGAAGACTGCCACACGCCCCTCTCACAAGAGGGGCCACGCTGCGCCCCTGTCCTCCCCTCTGCGCTCACTGGCGCCAAGACCCTGCCAGGTAAGCTTGTCAGCTCCCTTTTCCCGACAAGGGTCTGAGGCCTGATGGCACAACCCACGCAAGTTCTGGAAGAGAAGCCAGGGGTCCGGGAAGGGCAAACAGCCTGACTCAAAGCGCAAAAGTGGTAGTGACGCTCACCGCCCTACCTTTGACCACGCTGCAGTATGCGATGCGGCACAGTGCCAGGAGCGTGGGGTACATCACACCGCCCCACGCTGACCGCGTCAGGCTGTCGAGGACGCACCTGCTCTGTGCTGCGCCGTGCTGGAGCCCTACGCTGCGTTATACTGCACTGTAGTGTGTTATACTGCACTACACGGTAGCGCGCTGTAGACTGCTGTGCGCTGTAGGCTGCCGTGCACTCTCCCGCTCTTGCTGCACCGCACCACGGCACTGCTATCTCGTACCGCTCTGCGTTCTGCTCTCTGTGCTGCATTGCACTGAACCACATAATACCGCGCCAGGTGATGCTACATGCTCTGCGCTATACTGCGCTGTGCCACGTACTCCGTCACTGTCCTACGCTGCGTCAGACTGCACTCTATGCGCTGCGGTGTGGTGCTGCGCTGTTACACAGCGCTGTGCCCTGTGTTGTGCTGTGGTGCAGCATCCTGCACCATGCTGCCGCACACACAGTACACTCCACGACAGCAGACTGCACTGTGCTGTACTGCGCTACTCAGGCCACGTGCTGTGCACTGCTGCGCTGCGCCGTGCTGACCGTGTTACACTGCTGTGCACCGTCCGTGCTCACGATACCACAGCACGCTGCCTGATGCCACGCTGTACGTTGCACTGCATTGCACCACATTGTATCATGTTCTGCCAGGCTGCACTGCACTAGAGCGTACCCGCCCCACCCCGCACCCCACCAAAACATTATGCCACGTAAGAGCCACTCACGCTGTTGCTCCAGCTGATCTGAggatttctttctcatttctttgtgattcccgcctgcctctcccctccttggTTGCTGTCCAGTTTGAATAATTCATTTGTTAGGTTTGCTTCTCTGTGAGATGTGAACAccacctggggtggggcaggaggggcatCCTGCTGCAGGCCCACGAGGGTCTGCATGTCTGGTGCAAGGCCAAGATGCGTCCTGGGCTCTGTGGTGACCACTCACACCTGATGGGCTGCCTTTCTCCCCTCTGCCACTCCTTCGGCTGGTGACCGTGCAGTGGCTGTGCGGCCTGTTTCCCAGGCCCCATGGGCCGGGGTGGGGGCGATGGGGTGAGGACGGCCACACTGCGTCTTCCCTATAACCGCTGCGGTGGAGGGGGCTGTAAGGATGCGAACACGGGCCGCCGCGGGGCCTTGGCTCTGCTGCAGGCTCCGCAGGCTGGACCCTGAGGCTAGAATGACAGGCGCTCTGCTGACGGCGCATGGGAGGCTGCGGCCTCCCTGCTCTCCTGAGACTTTACTTTCCGTCAAGACCACAGGCACAGGTCTTGCAGTCGTGCCAGAGAGGCACAGGCCTCCTCGTGGTCTGCCCGCAGGTACCACATCTACAATGTGGATGAGGAGAACCCGGGCTTCCCGGAGCCGCGCGCCATCTTCTACACGGCCCAGATCATCAGTGGCCTGGAGCACCTGCACCGGCACCGCATCGTCTACCGAGACCTCAAGCCCGAGAACGTGCTCCTGGACGATGACGGTGAGGCGGCTCCCCGccgggcctcccctccccctccccctcctcctgtccAGGTTCACCTCTGTGGCCTGACTGGTCATTGGTAGGGGGTGGGCCGACCTTGACAAATGCTTGTTAAGTTTCTAAACGGCACCAGGACTCATCtcaagtttgtttatttttcattcagctGTTTTGCGACAGAACGAGACTGTCCGCACAGGGAGATTTTGGATGGATTTGGGGTGCAGTTTGGTGCGTGACTAGGATGTGGACAATGTGTGGGACTGTTAGTAAATGGTTGACAGTTTCTGGCCAAACCCGCCCTCTGGCGTTCTTTTCCTTCTGCGCTCGGTGAGGAGCTGAGCTGGGGTTCTCTCGGGAAATCCCGGACACATAGGTTTCCCTTCAGCCCTTTCTGTCACCAGGTCAGACAGACACGGACATTCCCACAGGCTGCAGAGCTCGggaaggcagagatggggaggcTGAGCTGGGGTGGACCTTGCCCCGAATCCAGCTATAGGTCCTTCTACAGCAGGACTGGGGAGTGGGGCCTGCCCGGGTGTGCGTGTGCAAGCATGTGTGCCCAtgcgtgcacacgtgtgtgcagaGGCTGGCCTTGGCTCTGGGAACCCCGGGCACCTCTGTCTTGTGGAGCCACATGTGACTTCAGCCCACGTTTGCTTTTCAGGCAATGTCCGAATTTCTGACCTTGGGCTGGCCGTGGAGCTGAAGGACGGGCAGACCAAGACCAAGGGCTACGCAGGGACCCCGGGTACGACCTGAGAGCAAGAGAGGGgacagtggtgggggtgggggcgaggcCTGGGGTCCTGGGGTCCTGTGGCCAGGGTGGGCGgcatggtgggggcgggggttgtAGGGAAGCTGCTACCCTTCCCCCAAGGGGGTAGAGGGCCAGTGGGAGGGCACCCACCTCAGGGAGGACCCTCAGACTCGCCCCAAAATCCCATTGTGCCTCTGACTGAAGGCTCCCCAGCGCCTGGCGAAGGGAGGACCCTGATGGTCTGCACTGAGTGAGACACCGCAGGGCAAGGGGGCAGAGCTCGCCTCCCCAGCCCACGCTCCACTGGGAAGCCTCCCGGGGGGGAGACTGGGGGCCATGGGGCCCCCACCTCATGTGGCCAAGGGTGGACGTGGGCGGGGGGGCTGGTCTTGCAGGGGGCCAGGCTGCCCTCGTCCagagcatgtgtgcatgtgtatgagtgtgtgcatgtgcaggAACATGTCTGAGTGTACACGTGTGAGTGTGcctgtgtgtccgtgtgtgtgtatgtctgtgagcATGTATCTGactatgtgtgtgcctgtgtgtgtgttcacgtttgtgtctgtgtgtgcctgtgtgcatgcaagtgactgtgtgtgtgtgcacgtctctgtgtgtgcctgtgtgtgtgactgagtgCATGCGCCCcccagggcaccctcccctccccaccccggggGCACAGACAGCAGGGCAGAGACTCCGGAGCAGGGAGGCGGTGCTCCTGGCAGGCTCACACTCGCACCGGCACAGCAGCCCCACGCCCTCCACATTCCTGAGGGTGCAGGGTTTCTTAGCTAATCTCCTTCCCCCATGTTTGGTTCTCAGGGAGAAAGTGGCCTGTGGGCCGGTTGGGTCTGTTTGTCCCAGATGCTCCCAGCCACGTGCCGTGGGGCCTGTGAGGGGTTGCACTGTCGCCACTGCGGGCCTGTCCCCGTGTGTGGCTTTTTAGGAAAAGGTCCTGTCTTGCCTTTTCTGGCTCCTCTCCCGGGTGTGCCCGCGGACAGAAACACCTGTGGGCTCTCGCCCGGGGACTCGGATCTGTAGGTCCCAGAGAGCCCCCAGCAGAACCTGGATGGGAAGCCCCGTGCGGCTGACTCTGCTGTGCGAGGCCCCGCCGGCCGCTAGAGGGCGCCACGGCCCTGCCATGCTGCCTGGCGGCTCTGAACACCAGGAGGGGCCTGCCAAGGGTCTGGCGGGTagcagggctggagctggggtgTGAGTTAGAGGGCCTGGCATCCAGCGAAGCCGGGGAGCCCCCCCACCCTGAGCCCAGGCCCCCCAGAACTGCAGCTCTGCACCAGGTCAGCCACAATCCACCCAGGTGGGGTGGCACACCCTGCCAGCCCCGCAGGGTGCGAGGAGACGGGGTCcccccagggaggagggtggaCCTGGAAGGGTAGCACTAAGCTGAGCTGGCGTCCACGCACCCACACACACGCATGTTTGCCACGTGAGACCTGGGAGACAGACGTCCTCGGACCGGGCGCAGGGAGCCAACTAGACGTGCCAGGGGGCTGGGGTGTCTCTGTGGTCAGCGGCCCCCCTGAGCCCCGTTTTCCTGGAGAAGTTGTGGTGAGTTGACCATGTCTCTCCCCAAGTCAGAGTGGTCAGGACAGTCACGCACTGCCCTGAAAAGACAGCACACAGAGTTGCGTTCAGGGCCGGGAGGCGTGGTGGCGTTTGCCCTCTGTAACCTCTCTGGGAGAATGGTCCTGCGGTCCCAGCAGCGTGGGCCCAGTGGCCCAGCCACCTCCCTCCCGGGAACTTGCCGTGAACACGGGTGAACACAGGAGGACCAGGGAGGGCTGCCAATACATGGGCACAGTTAGCTTTGCTTCTGGGGAGAAGTGTCTAACGTCCTCCCAGCAGAGAAGCCGCCCCGGCACCCAGCGCCAgtgcctgccccagccccaggggagcGCACTGCAGCCCCGAGGCTGACGCTGCCGTCCGCCTGCCCCATGCGCCGGGCTGGCCTCTCCTCGGGCACTTGGGGATGGAGGCTGGAGCTGGCTCTGGGGGTGTCATCCTTCACCCTGTGGAGCCCAGCCCGTGGTGTGGAGCAGACGGGCCATGCGGCACCTGGACGGCTCTTTGGAACAAGGAGGCTTCCGCCTCCCCTCCTGTGTCCTTCAGGCAGCAGCCTGAGCACCCGTCTCTGACCCCCGCCCCCCCAGGTCCTGCATGAGCCTGAGACGCTGCTCCGCCTGCTGTGGGGGTCCCACCCAGCAGCTGTGCTCAAGGGGACGCTCGGCAGTGGCAGTGTCGGCAGATGTCTGGTTGTCACATCTGGGGAGTGCTTccttgggggtggaggggctccGGGCACTGGCAGCCCCACGTGTCTCCGTGCGAGGCCCCCGCTCTGGGAGGTGAGTGCCCTGCCGTGCACTGTGTCCCTGAGTCACTCCACGCTCCTGTCGCAGGTTTCATGGCCCCGGAGCTCTTGCGGGGGGAGGAGTACGACTTCTCTGTGGATTACTTTGCCCTGGGGGTCACGTTGTACGAGATGATTGCAGCCAGAGGACCCTTCCGAGCCCGCGGAGAGAAGGTAGGAGGTGGGCAGCCAGTGTCCCCGTGGCTGTCCTGGCACCAGCTCCACGGGTGTGTGTGAGTCATGGGAGCAGTGTCCCCGCAGTGACCTGGTGACCCTCCTTTTAGGGGAACATTAAGCTTTCTTATGGTCAGTCCttcctgggcagaggaggggacatGGTGATGCCATCTTATGACTCCTTGGACACTCAGGACCAGGTCAGGAGGGAGGAACCTGGACACCCCAACCCCGCAGACGGCCCTCTCCAGACATAGCAGGCTCCCTGGGTGTCCTGCAGGGGTGGACGCTGGGAGCAGCTGtgccctgcctctcccagtcCCCCGTCCCTCCTGTGTGGCAGCCCCACACCCCCCAGGCGCTTTGCTCCAGCCCAGCAGAACCCTGAATGCATGATACAGAGGCTCCATCAATGTTCAAAACTAAAGGACCAAACTGGCCTCTTCCTTGGGCCCACTGAGCCCGGTGCCGACCCAGCTCAGAGACCTGCGGGTTGTCTGTGGGGGCGTCACAGGGCGTGAGGGGGCCTGGCGTGACCGGCAGTTTAGACGCAGCTCCTCTCTGTCCATACCCACAGCCGCACAGCCTGCCTGGATGTCACACCAGTCACTTCTTCTGCCTGGACCTCCTCGTGtggcccccaccccgccccagcccccacccctttccctgagACAGTATGGGAACAAAGTCCCCAGTCTTCAGGAGTGAAACCCCTCTGTGACCAATGCGTAGTGTCACTGTGTGTGCCTGCACCTCAGCCTTCAATTCTAGTAACAGTTTTCTCCCCGACCTGCAACAGCTCACAgagcaaaataaagcaaaatggtACGGGGGCCACGTCAGCCTCAGGCCACATAGAAGCTCCACCTCAGAGCCCTCACTGGGCCCACAGGTCCCTGTTTTCTGTGTGAAAATGAGCACAACTACCCTTCTAGGAGCTCAGCCCCAAAGTACATAGTGAACCACCTGTGGTCCCTCCACATGTGGTCCCACTGCACGTGGCCCACCAGTGTGTGGTCCATCTGTGGTTCCCTCTGTATGTGGCCCCACTGCATGTGGTCCATCCGTGCACGGTCCCTCCATTGGCTACACCCTCGACATGGACCAGTCTTGAACCCATCTCTAATGATGAATGACAGGACCTGGCCCCAGAGGGCACCTCTGGGTGATCCCAGTTCTCTGAGGTTTTAGGGAGAGTGAGCCTGACTGGCTGGGAGCGGAATCGGTCAGCCTTTGGCTGAGGTGGGGTGGAGGCTTCCGGGCAGCTCCCTGGTGGCTGACCTGCTGGAGTGAGTCCTGTGGCTCTGAGTTTCGCTCCGTTGCTCTCTACGGCAGCAGGGACCCCGTGGGCGTCAGCCGCCAGGCCCCTATGCCAGCTCGGGCCTGTCAGGTGGCTTCTCCCTCAGGTTCCTCTCTTCCTTGGTCGGGAGGGAAAGGTTATGTGAGTGCAAGGTTCACCTGCGCGGTTTCACGCCCAACCGGCGGTTCTAGGCCCTTTAAAGGCCGACATGCAGGGAGGCTGGTGCAGGCTCCCTCCCAAAAGCAGGGCTGGCGGCATCAGTGCAGCCGTGTCTGGGGCTGTTGTGGCAGCTCGGGCGACCCCGGTGGGCCGGGCCGGGGTGACACGGCTGACAGACAGTGCGTCCGCGGTGCAGGTGGAGACCAAGGAGCTGAAGCAGAGGATCCTCGAGGAGGCAGTCACCTACCCCGACAAGTTCAGCCAGGCCAGCAGGGGCTTCTGCGAGGCGCTGCTGCAGAAGGACCCCGAGACGCGCCTGGGCTTCAGAGACGGCAGCTGTGACGGGCTCCGTGCCGACCCCCTCTTCAGGGACATCAGCTGGCGGCAGCTGGAGGCCGGTAGGGTCCTGCCTGTGTGCCTCGGGCCTGGGGCGGGTCTGCTAGGTGACCCTCTGTCCCACTGGCATCTGGCAGCTCAGCGCCACCTCCCAGGGCGGGCACCTGGCTGGGGCTCCCCCTGCCACCATCTCTCTGACCGGAAGCACCACATCCAGTTCTCTGTTCACCCCGTTGCGCCCCGGGTCTCTTGGGGAACTCCCGGAGGCCAGCAAAGGTTGGATGGGGCGTGTGGGAAACTTGCTGACACGCCTTTGAATCAGAGGTGCTGGGCGCTTCCTTGAAGGAGCCCATGACCCAAGTCCAGGTGGCATTTCTCTAGCCACCTGCTTGGGAGAAACTCATCCATTCAACCAGCATTTGCTGTCAAGTCACATCCAAGATAcctgtgtgcgtgtgcgtgtgtgcacgtgtgtcctCGGGAGAGAAGCGCGTCAACCCTCAGAGCCTGCGGTCTGTGAGCATGTGACCTCACAGCCTAGGGACATGGCAATGAGCATTCGCTGCCCCAGTAGAAGCTACTTTTGCAGGAAGGGTGAGAGCAGAGGCTGCTCTGGCTGATCTGAAGGTGGGAgagctgcccagcccagcccaggattGGGGAGGTCAGGCAGCTCAAGGAATCAGAACTGTGGAGCCCGGAGGTTAGTCCCGAGGCCCCTGCAACTCTCTGGCAGGTGGACCCAGCCCGGGGTCTGTGCCCAGGGGAGGAATGGTGTGAGAGGCGCGAGCAGTTCTGTTCTGAGTTGGGGTCCTGGTGTCCGACCTGCAGACAGGGAGGCCGGCACGGGGGTCTGCAGAGAAGGAAGGTGGGTGCGGCAGTGGGGGGAGGCGGTGCCGCCGAGAACACGCTGACCTTCATGATGGGGCCCTGGGAGTACTGGCGAGAGGCAGTGCCGTCCAGACTGGACTTGGGTCTCCAGCTCACTCAGCGCCCTAGGAGGCCCGGGGGGCCCCAGTGTCACTCTCCTTGTTACCTCCAGGGCCCCGCTGCCGAGGGCCCCGCCACCCAGGGCCCCGCCGCTGGGGCCCCGCCGCAGAGGCAGATGTGTCTCCTGTCTCCCAACAGGGTTGCTCGTGCCTCCCTTCACCCCGGACTCCAGGACCGTCTACGCAAAGAATATCCAGGATGTGGGGGCCTTTTCCACGGTCAAGGGGGTGGTCTTTGACAAAGCGGACACAGACTTCTTCCAAGAGTTTGCCACTGGCACCTGCTCCGTCCCCTGGCAAGAGGAGATGATTGAGACCGGTGTCTTTGGGGAGCTGAATGTGTGGCGCTCTGACGGGCAGATGCCAGATGACATGAAGGGGGTCTCTGTGCAGGCAACCCCCCCGTCCAAGTCGGGAATGTGTCTGGTGTCCTAGATGACCGGGCCTCCGGGAGTCAGCGGAGCTGCCAGCAGTGAACGACCAGCCCGCCGCCAGGCCACCTGCATGGCCGTGGCTGAGCTGCTGTCTCCCAGGCAGGAGGGCGGAGGCTGGTCTGGCCAGATCTACCCGGCTGGGTCAGGAGACCCAGCCTGTAAGCTGTACCTGGATGGAACCCGCTGACCTCGCAGGGCTCTCCAGGGCCCCCGCAGTGGACGTGCGCACTGGCGGAGATTTGGTGTCCTGCCACCGTAACTGCAccttcccagagccctgccttCTCTCGGTCGGG from Camelus bactrianus isolate YW-2024 breed Bactrian camel chromosome 14, ASM4877302v1, whole genome shotgun sequence carries:
- the GRK1 gene encoding rhodopsin kinase GRK1, translating into MDFGALETVVANSAFIAARGSIDGSGGPSSRDRRYLARLKLPPLSKCEGLRESLDLDFPSVCSEQPIGKRLFQQFLRADERHVPALGLWKDVEDYDLADDDLRPQKAQAIRAEYLDPQAKLFCSFLDEGTVARAREGPVAGEDGPFQPLLQATLEYLSRAPFQEFLGSLHFLRFLQWKWLEAQPMGEDWFLDFRVLGRGGFGEVSACQMKASGKMYACKKLNKKRLKKRKGYQGAMVEKKILAKVHSRFIVSLAYAFETKTDLCLVMTIMNGGDIRYHIYNVDEENPGFPEPRAIFYTAQIISGLEHLHRHRIVYRDLKPENVLLDDDGNVRISDLGLAVELKDGQTKTKGYAGTPGFMAPELLRGEEYDFSVDYFALGVTLYEMIAARGPFRARGEKVETKELKQRILEEAVTYPDKFSQASRGFCEALLQKDPETRLGFRDGSCDGLRADPLFRDISWRQLEAGLLVPPFTPDSRTVYAKNIQDVGAFSTVKGVVFDKADTDFFQEFATGTCSVPWQEEMIETGVFGELNVWRSDGQMPDDMKGVSVQATPPSKSGMCLVS